ctagtccaacaaccccagggctccatatgaataggctagtccaacaaccccagggctccatatgaataggctagtccaacaaccccagggctccatatgaataggctagtccaacaaccccaaggctccatatgaataggctagtccaacaaccccagggctcgatatgaataggctagtctatcaaccccagggctccatatgaataggctagtccaacaaccccagggctccatatgaataggctagtccaacaaccccagggctccatatgagtaggctagtccaacaaccccagggctccatatgaataggctagtctatcaaccccagggctccatatgaataggctagtccaacaaccccaaggctccatatgaataggctagtccaacaaccccagggctccatatgaataggctagtccaacaaccccagggctccatatgaataggctagtccaacaaccccagggctccatatgaataggctagtccaacaaccccagggctccatatgaataggctagtccaacaaccccaaggctccatatgaataggctagtccaacaaccccagggctcaatatgaataggctagtctatcaaccccagggctccatatgaataggctagtccaacaaccccagggctccatatgaataggctagtccaacaaccccagggctccatatgaataggctagtccaacaaccccaaggctccatatgaatagtctAGTCTAACAACCccaaggctccatatgaataggctagtctatcaaccccagggctccatatgaatagactagtccaacaaccccaaggctccatatgaataggctagtccaacaaccccagggctccatattcAGTTGTATCCAGTGATGACAGAGAGCGTCCTGATTAATATGCAGAACAGATACTTTCATCCACAGCCTGACAGATACACGGATGATTACCTAACTCATTATTCTCTTTGTGCCCATTCAGGGATAATCACCCCCATTCGGATGTCCTATTGAGAATCACGGTGTCTGTGACACAACTTAAACCCTattacctatgtagtgcactacaagccctatggaccctggtcaaaataatgcactttatagggaacaaGGTACCATTTGGTActcagtgtgtgtctctttcAGTCATTGTTTCGCCAGGAGGAAGCCTAATTCTACTTTGTGGTGTGGACATGGTGCTCGAACAAGAAGTATATATTACATTTTACAATATCATCATTTACTTGATACAGTATGTGAAGTGGATAATCCTGATAATAACTATCCAGTAGTTTTCCATCAGCTGCTGATGTCACCTTGATATAGTTTTCTATGAGCTGCTGATGTCACCTTGATAGAGTTTTCTATCAGCTGCTGATGAGACATTGATATAGTTTTCTATGAGCTGCTGATGAGACATTGATATAGTTTTCTATCAGCTGCTGATGTCACCTTGATATAGTTTTCTATGAGCTGCTGATGTCACCTTGATAGAGTTTTCTATGAGCTGCTGATGTCACCTTGATATAGTTTTCTGTATCAAGACATTTTGGTGAAGTGCTAACGGTTTTAAAACACTTAAGGATCGTCCCCTTTTTTTCCAGTTTTCGTCTACAATGACATACCcacatctaactgtctgtagctcaggccctgaagcacgGATATGCATATAgttggtaccatttgaaaataaacactttgaagtttgtgtaaatgtgaaaggaatgtaggcgaatataacacaatagatctggtaaaagataatacaaagaaaaaaacaactgattttaatttttttgtaccgtcatctttgaaatgcaaaacaaaggccataatgtattattctagCCCAGGTGAAATGTAGgtattggccactagatggcagcagtgtgtgtgcaacgttttagactgatccaaataaccattgtatttctgttccaAATTTTGTTTCAAGACTGTCCAATTGTGCCTCATTTGTTTATTAACAACTTTTAATGTtcaattgtgcactctcctcaaacaatagcatggtattctttcactgtaatagctactgtaaattggacagtgcagttaaattaacatgaatttaagctttctgcccatatcagatatgtctatgtcctgggaaatgttcttgttacttacaacctcatgctaatcgcattaggcTACgatagctcaaccgtcccgcagaggacccaccaatcctgaataAGTTTAAAGTCTCCCCACTTTAAAGTCATCCACCCAGGAGAagcgatgagaggagaggagaggagggtttagCATATAGACAGAACAACTATTCTGCATGGGTTTGTGTACCCTAGAACAGTGATAATAACAGAAGTAGGGTTGTATGTGTGGTTAAGGTCATCAAATTGTTGTAAAAGGgaaccaggcaggatggggatGAGGAGCAAGACAaaacgggagagagagacaagactgTGATAACTGAGTCCAggaggagaggggcagagagggagaagagtgaGGATTGTCCCAGCCATTAGATATAAAGTACACATGAATTATGTTGGAGTCTTTatctggagaggaagagaggacaggcACACTTGGGGTGTCCAGAGGGCGAGGTTCGGTAGACCTGTACACCACAGTCCTTGTTAAGAGCACTATAGATGACGGTAGAAAacactctctgtccatctctctctgtgcccccctctctctccttttttctctctgtgcccccctctctctccatctctctctctgcgcccccctctctctccatctctctctctgtgcccccctctctctccatctctctctctgtgccccctctctctccatctctctctctgtgcccccctctctctccatctctctctctgtgcccccctctctctccatctctctctctgtgccccccctctctctccatctctctctctgtgcccccctctctctccatctctctctctgtgccccccctctctctccatctctctctctttgcccccctctccatctctctctctgtgcccccctctctctccaactctctctctgcgcccccctctctccatctctctctctgtgcccccctctctctccatttctctctctgtgcccccctctccatctctctctctgtgcctcccctctccatctctctctctgtgccccctctctctccatctctctctctgcaccccctctccatctctctctctgtgcccccctctctctccatttctctctctgtgccccccctctccatctctctctctgcaccccctctccatctctctctgtgcctcccctcgctccatctctctctgcgcccccctctcttcatctctctctgtgccccccctctccatctctctctctgcaccaactctccatctctctctgtgcctcccctcgctccatctctccctgtgcccctcttctctcatctctctctctgcaccccctctccatctctctctctctgcaccccctctccatctctctctgtgcctcccctcgctccatctctctctgcgcccctcttctcttcatctctctctgcgccccccctctctctccatctctctctcagcctcccctgaaaaaaagtatttataataataataataaaaataaacattaataatagtaatcataataataatctagataataataattataataacaataataatagtaataacaataataacaacaataataataataataataaaaataaacattaatAATAGCTAACTGAGGATAATGAGGCCCCCTGAGGATAATGAGGCCCCGTGAGGATAATGAGGCCCCCTGAGGATAATGAGGCCCCGTGAGGATAATGAGGCCCCCTGAGGATAATGAGGCCCCCTGAGGATAATGAGGCCCCGTGAGGATAATGAGGCCCCCTGAGGATAATGAGGCCCCGTGAGGATAATGAGGCCCCCTGAGGATAATGAGGCCCCCTGAGGATAATGAGGCCCCATGAGGATAATGAGGCCCCCATGAGATTAATGAAGATATCATGAGGATAATAAGAGACCAAATTTATGGTTTTAGCCAGACAAAAAATATAAAGTTTTGAAGGAAGTGACAATGTAAAAAAGGTTTATAGGTACCATTTCCCTGATCTTGGCCGTCTCACAGATGACAGTTGGAACAGGTCTCTTTGTTGATGTCGCGTTTGACGTTgactgtgagtttgtgtggcctcaGCTCAGCCTATCAGAAAACCGGTAGAGGGACCGGTAGGGTCCTGGTAGGGGGACCGGCCCATCCGCCACTGATCATCCAAAGGCTCATTATAGATTAGTATAACGGAAacatttgattggttgattaaaCCCATCTTAACAGGCCCGTGGGCCCGCCGGCCATGTTAACTTTTTCATTGctgcatttttacataatttttttttatttgtgtgtgtcaATTTTGACCAGCCCACCCAACTGGTCTAGCCCATCTGCCATTTTCCAGAATTGCCAGATGGCAAATCCACCCCtgcccctcccttccctccccttccctccagtCTCCCTCACCCCTGccccctcctttccctccccttccctccagtCTCCCTCACCCCTGccccctcctttccctccccttccctccagtCTCCCTCACCCCTGccccctcctttccctccccttccctccagtCTCCCTCACCCCTGCTCCTTCctttccctccccttccctccagtCTCCCTCACCCCTgccccctcccttccctccccttccctccagtCTCCCTCACCCCTGccccctcctttccctccccttccctccagtCTCCCTCACCCCTgccccctcccttccctccccttccctccagtCTCCCTCACCCCTGccccctcctttccctccccttccctccagtCTCCCTCACCCATGcctccttcctttctctccccttccctccagtCTCCCTCACCCATGcctccttcctttctctccccttccctccccttccctccagtCTCCCTCACCCCTGATCAGAATCCATCAAAGCTGAAAACTAGTCGGCAGGACATCAATGGGAACTCCGGCAGCGCTTAGACGTGTCAGCGCCTTTATCATATTAACAACAACAGCATGCCTTATAGGCTACACAGGGAACACACAGCTACAGCCCAACATTCAAACACCTTCTGAAGGACTTACTCCAGACACTCCATGTCAACATACAGCCTGGACAACACCCTGGCTTAAATCAGGTTCAGTGTTTTAGGAACAACATGTCTGTCTCCCCCCCCTGCCACTCTGCTGCCCTCCACCTTCACAAACAGCAACTGAAGTGGATTAAGAGAGATTGGGGGAGGACATGAGGAGATgtgggggaggaggtgagggaggaggtgagaggaggtggaggggtggaggtgaaggggaggtagagggggggtgagaggaggtaTAGGAGAGGAGGTATAggggaagaggtgagaggaggtggaggtgaaggggaggtataggggaggaggtgagaggaggtgggggaggaggtgggaggaggtgggggaggaggtgagaggaggtgggggaggaagtgagaggaggtgagaggaggtgggggaggaggtgagaggaggtgggggaggaagtgagaggaggtgggggaggaggtgagaggaggtaTAGggaaggaggtgagaggaggtgggggaggaagtgagaggaggtgggggagggggtgagaggaggtggggggaggtagagaggaggtgggggaggaagtgagaggaggtgggggaggaggtgagaggaggtgggggaggaagtgagaggaggTATAggggaggaagtgagaggaggtgggggaggaagtgagaggaggtgggggaggaggtgagaggaggtggaggaggaggtgagagtaGGTGGGGGAAGCTACTGTCTCAGCAGATAGTGTTATGACTGCTGGGCTGGGGCAAGGAGAGGACGGGAGAAGGGTGTTGAGAGTTACACATGGCAAGTATAAAAGCCGCTGCCGacctacggtgtgtgtgtgtgtgtgtgtgtgtgtgtgtgtgtgtgtgtgtgtgtgtgtgtgtgtgtgtgtgtgtgtgtgtgtgtgtgtgtgtgtgtgtgtgtgtgtgtgtgtgtgtgtgtgtgtgtgtgactcagaggaagagagatacTAGGGGTTGGTCCAGCTAACATTCTTGCGAACAACTATTTAATTAAATCATCCTGTCGCCCTCAGCCTTTGATCTTAACACATATGTAACATATACCATACAGTATATAAAATATACGATACAATATGTAACATATACCATATAGTACTTAACATATAACATATAATATGTAACATTTACCGAATAcattttatctctctgtctctcttccctctctctgtctctccctctcgcttctctctctctctctctctctctctctctctctctctctctctctctgtctctctctctctcttccctctctctctctctctctctctctctctctctctctctctctctctctctctctctctctctctctctctctctctctctctctctctctctctctctctctctctctctctctctctgtctctctctctctctctctctctgtctctctctctctctctctctctctctctctctctgaatggacACCTACATGGTTTATTCTACTACAGGTAGAAGTGTTTAGATTGTGAGGACATTGGACATAAGTGACAGTCGTGCAGGCACATGGAGCGGGGCGAGCAGGACTCTGTCTGGCTCCAGATCTGAGAGCGGGCCAGGGGTTTCCGGCCTCCGCCACGGGTCCAGACTCAACTCCAACCATTGGAATGGCAAGGTTCGGTCGTCCATACTGTGAATGTTAATATAGCCAAGTTCACCATGTTGGTGAGCTCAGTGGCAGGCGTGATAGTCACTGAGCTCCCTGCAGTGGTTACCGAGGGCAGATGTAACACTGACTCCGAAGCTGATACGCGTGTCTCACAGACAACGAAGAATGATGCACCCAGTATAATTACAGACACACAGGGTGATGTGCCCAGTATAATTACAGACACACAGGGTGATGTTCCCAGTATAATTACAGACACACAGGGTGATGTGCCCAGTATAATTACAGACACACAGGGTGATGTGTCCAGTATAATTACAGACACACAGGGTGATGTGCCCAGTATAATTACAGACACACAGGGTGATGTGCCCAGTATAATTACAGACACACAGGGTGATGTTCCCAGTATAATTACAGACACACAGGGTGATGTGCCCAGTATAATTACAGACACACAGGGTGATGTGCCCAGTATAATTACAGACACACAGGGTGATGTGCCCAGTATAATTACAGACACACAGGGTGATGTGCCCAGTATAATTACAGACACACAGGGTGATGTGCCCAGTATAATTACAGACACACAGGGTGATGCGCGGTCTCCAGATTCCTTGGAGCTTCTCAATGAGAATGGAGGAAGAGATTGTCAAATTGTCTGATACCCCATCAATGAAGATGTAGCACATCAGGGTCCCAGTCAGGGTTGGGGAttaacagattacatgtaagggattacaaaataacagtaatgtgttacgttaccagcaaaaatattgtaatcagattacaaatACTTTTGAAAAAGTAAATTATTTCTTTGAggattcagaaaggatgtttgtgaaaACAAATCTTTGAcatttctctgttttctcaatgacattaaaATCAGAAATGAAAAAATGTGCAAGTTTAAGTTTgctccacctgagcgagtctgaccaccaatcagagtccactctgatgacacaccaaatgatgaccaccaatcagagaccactatgatgacacaccaaatgatgaccaccaatcagagtccactctgatgacacaccaaatgatgaccaccaatcagagaccactctgaTGACACACccaatgatgaccaccaatcagagtccactctgatgacacaccaaatgatgaccaccaatcagagtccactctgatgacacaccaaatgatgaccaccaatcagagtccactctgatgacacaccaaatgatgaccacccaTCAGAGTCCACcttgatgacacaccaaatgatgaacACCAATCAGAGTCCActctgatgacacaccaaatgatgaccaccaatcagagtccactctgatgacacaccaaatgatgaccaccaatcagagtccaccttgatgacacaccaaatgatgaacACCAATCAGAGTCCActctgatgacacaccaaatgatgaacACCAATCAGAGTCCActctgatgacacaccaaatgatgaccaccaatcagagaccactatgatgacacaccaaatgatgaccaccaatcagagtccactctgatgacacaccaaatgatgaccaccaatcagagaccactctgaTGACACACccaatgatgaccaccaatcagagtccactctgatgacacaccaaatgatgaccaccaatcagagaccactctgatgacacaccaaatgatgaccaccaatcagagaccactctgaTGACACACccaatgatgaccaccaatcagagtccactctgatgacacaccaaatgatgaccaccaatcagagtccactctgatgacacaccaaatgatgaccaccaatcagagaccactctgaTGACACACccaatgatgaccaccaatcagagtccACTCTGATGACACACccaatgatgaccaccaatcagagtccACTCTGATGACACACccaatgatgaccaccaatcagagtccactctgatgacacaccaaatgatgaccaccaatcagagaccactctgaTGACACACccaatgatgaccaccaatcagagtccactctgatgacacaccaaatgatgaccaccaatcagagtccactctgatgacacaccaaatgatgaccaccaatcagagtccactctgatgacacaccaaatgatgaccaccaatcagagtccactctgatgacacaccaaatgatgaccaccaatcagagtccactctgatgacacaccaaatgatgaccaccaatcagagtccactctgatgacacaccaaataatgaccaccaatcagagaccaatATGATGACACACccaatgatgaccaccaatcagagtccACTCTGATGACACACccaatgatgaccaccaatcagagtccACTCTGATGACACACccaatgatgaccaccaatcagagtccactctgatgacacaccaaatgatgaccaccaatcagagtccactctgatgacacaccaaataatgaccaccaatcagagaccaatATGATGACACACccaatgatgaccaccaatcagagtccACTCTGATGACACACccaatgatgaccaccaatcagagaccactctgaTGACACACCAAGGTTACAGTCCAAGctttgtcttccaatggtgcgactgctgtcggcatccaaagattatccaatttGAATAAACGTTTGGAGGtcaggatgacagcagtggtgttgtctacggcgatacggatatcacttattattgatatctacatagagcATTAATGTAAATCACACTGCCTCTCATTTAGCTGTTTGccccttacggattgtggttgttgtggacggCTGTTCACAAATTTAAATGTGTTTTTGAAACCAATAATGATTGAGTTCAAGAAGGTTAAACTGCCTattaatcattgtttttgaaactagccagtgaaaaatgctatCTTGCAACAGCtgtatagtgtggatcccagcctatagaataacagctgcatagtgtggatcccagcctatagaataacagctgcatagtggggatcccagcctatagaataacagctgcatagtgtggatcccagcctatagaataacagctgcatagtgtggatcccagcctatagaataacagctgcatagtgtggatcccagcctatagaataacagctgcatagtgtggatcccagcctatagaataacagctgcatagtgtggatcccagcctatagaataacagctgcatagtgtggatcccagcctatagaataacagctgcatagtggggatcccagcctatagaataacagctgcatagtgtggatcccagcctatagaataacagctgcatagtgtggatcccagcctatagaataacagctgcatagtgtggatcccagcctatagaataacagctgcatagtgtggatcccagcctatagaataacagatGTATGGTATGGATCCCagtctatagaataacagctgcatagtgtggatcccagcctatagaataacagctgcatagtggggatcccagcctatagaataacagctgcatggtgtggatcccagcctatagaataacagctgcattgtgtggatcccagcctatagaataacagctgcatagtgtggatcccagcctatagaataacagctgcatagtggggatcccagcctatagaataacagctgcatagtgtggatcccagcctatagaataacagctgcatagtgtggatcccagcctatagaataacagctgcatagtgtagatcccagcctatagaataacagctgcatagtggggatcccagcctatagaataacagctgcatagtgtggatcccagcctatagaataacagctgcatagtgtggatcccagtctatagaataacagctgcatagtgaggatcccggcctatagaataacagctgtatagtgtggatcccagcctatagaataacagctgcatagtgtggatcccagcctatagaataacagctgcatagtgtggatcccagcctatagaataacagctgcatagtgtggatcccagtctatagaataacagctgcatagtgaggatcccagcctatagaataacagctgtatagtgtggatcccagcctatagaataacagctgtatagtgaggatcccagcctatagaataacagctgcatagtgtggatcccagcctataggaTAAAAGTGGGGctaaaatatataatttattcATATTGTTGTAATTCattagaaagcgatgggttagaagaagcctaccttaccaacaaataaaataaaatgtaccaTCCATACATGTCcggctatgtaaactttaacattgatttatcctgcaatagatgtcgttcaattggtaacatacgtTGGTGTCTTCTTCTAAacgcctcttaaggggaaagtcatctaaaagtaactgaatgtaatcagattacattatcGAGTTTGGGTAATCCACAAGTTACTTTGCTGATGACAgtttttggacaggtaactagtaagggattacatttagaaagtaacctacaaAACCCTGGTCCCAGTCAGGTTCACTAAGACATCAGTGGGTTTTGATAAAGTTATTCAGAGGAGGCATGGAGTCTGAATGGGCATGGTGCAGGAGGGGGGGGTTGGAGTCTGAATGGACATGGTGCAGGAGGGGGGGGTTGGAGTCTGAATGGGCATGGTGCAGGAGGGGGGGTTGGAGTCTGAATGGGCATGGTGCAGGAGGGGGGGTTGGAGTCTGAATGGGCATGGTGCAGGAGGGGGGGGTTGGAGTCTGAATGGACATGGTGCAGGAGGGAGGGTTGGAGTCTGAATGGGCATGGTGCAGGAGGGGGGGGTTGGAGTCTGAATGGGCATGGTGCAGGAGGGGGGGTTGGAGTCTGAATGGACATGGTGCAGGAGGGGGGGTTGGAGTCTGAATGGGCATGGTGCAGGAGGGGGGGGTTGGAGTCTGAATTGACATGGTGCAGGAGGGGGGGTTGGAGTCTGAATGGGCATGGTGCAGGAGGGGGGGTTGGAGTCTGAATGGGCATGGTGCAGGAGGGGGGGTTGGAGCCTGAATGGGCATGGTGCAGGAGGGGGGGTTGGAGTATGAATGGGCATGGTGCAGGAggtggggttggagtctgaatGGGCATGGTGCAGGAGGGGGGGGTTGGAGTCTGAATGGGCATGGTGCAGGAGGGAGGGGTTGGAGTCTGAATGGGCATGGTGCAGGAGGGGGGGTTGGAGTCTGAATGGGCATGGTGCAGGAGGGGGGGTTGGAGTCTGAATGGGCATGGTGCAGGAGGGGGGGTTGGAGTCTGAATGGGCATGGTGCAGGAGGGGGGGGTTGGAGTCTGAATGGGCATGGTGCAGGAGGGGGGGGTTGGAGTCTGAATGGGCATGGTGCAGGAGGGGGTTTGGAGTCTGAATGGGCATGGTGCAGGAGGGGGGGTTGGAGTCTGAATGGGCATGGTGCAGGAGGGGGGGTTGGAGTCTGAATGGGCATGGTGCAGGAGGGTGGGTTGGAGTCTGAATGGACATGGTGCAGGAGGGGGGGTTGGAGTCTGAATGGGCATGGTGCAGGAGGGGGGGTTGGAGTCTGAATGGGCATGGTGCAGGAGAGGGGGGTTGGAGTCTGAATGGGCATGGTGCAGGAGGGGGGGTTGGAGTCTGAATGGGCATGgtgcaggaggggggggggtggagtcTGAATGAGCATGGTGCAGGAGGGGGGGTTGGAGTCTGAATGGGCATGGTGCAGGAggtggggttggagtctgaatGGGAATGGTGCAGGAGGGGGGGTTGGAGTCTGAATGGGCATGGTGCAGGAGGGGGGGGTTGGAGTCTGAATGGGCATGGTGCAGGAGAGGGGGGTTGGAGTCTGAATGGGCATGGTGCAGGAGGGGGGGTTGGAGTCTGAATGGGCATGGTGCAGGAGGGGGGGTTGGAGTCTGAATGGGCATGGTGCAGGAGGGGGGGTTGGAGTCTGAATGGGCATGGTGCAGGAGGGGGGGTTGGAGTCTGAATGGGCATGGTGCAGGAGGGGGGGTTGGAGTCTGAATGGGCATGGTGCAGGAGGGGGGGTTGGAGTCTGAATGGGCATGGtgcaggagggggggggttggagTCTGAATGGGCATGGTGCAGGAGGGGGGGTTGGAGTCTGAATGGGCATGGTGCAGGAGGGGGGGTTGGAGTCTGAATGGGCATGGTGCAGGAGGGGGGGTTGGAGTCTGAATGGGCATGGTGCAGGAGGGGGGGTTGGAGTCTGAATGGGCATGGTGCAGGAGGGGGGGTTGGAGTCTGAATGGGCATAGTGCAGGAGGGGGGGTTGGAGTCTGAATGGGCATGGTGCAGGAGGGGGGGTTGGAGTCTGAATGGGCATGGTGCAGGAGGGGGGGTTGGAGTCTGAATGGGCATGGTGCAGGAGGGGGGGTTGGAGTCTGAATGGGCATGGTGCAGGAGAGGGGGGTTGGAGTCTGAATGGGCATGGTGCAGGAGGGGGGGTTGGAGTCTGAATGGGCATGGTGCAGGAGGGGGGGTTGGAGTCTGAATGGGCATGGTGCAGGAGGGGGGGTTGGAGTCTGAATGGGCATGGTGCAGGAGGGGGGGGTTGGAGTCTGAATGGGCATGCATCACAGGGGGATTTATTTCCCTTATTTCCCTGGTCTGTTACCTCTGTTGGGTTTCGTGCTTTCCTTTTCATGTCTTTTCATGGAGGCTTTTAGAGTGCTCTCTTTCAACACAAATGGAGAAGAGACATGCAGTGGTTCATCCTTTAAACGTTTTGAGCTTATACCCCGACCGTTAGTGGTAGATGGTGACAGATTTTGGTATTTTTGCGTCATTCTGGCAACAATGGATGACACTTacataacgtgccatagaattttgTGGCACGCCTGCAAGTTGTGCTGCTTTAcactgcaacttttaaaggaagaccCACTGTATGAGGGCTGTAGAGTACG
The sequence above is a segment of the Salvelinus alpinus chromosome 1, SLU_Salpinus.1, whole genome shotgun sequence genome. Coding sequences within it:
- the LOC139567701 gene encoding uncharacterized protein, with the translated sequence MPIQTPTPPPAPCPFRLQPPLLHHAHSDSNPPSCTMPIQTPTPLSCTMPIQTPTPPPAPCPFRLQPPLLHHAHSDSNPPSCTMPIQTPTPPPALCPFRLQPPLLHHAHSDSNPPSCTMPIQTPTPPPAPCPFRLQPPLLHHAHSDSNPPSCTMPIQTPTPPLLHHAHSDSNPPSCTMPIQTPTPPPAPCPFRLQPPLLHHAHSDSNPPSCTMPIQTPTPPPAPCPFRLQPPLLHHAHSDSNPPLLHHAHSDSNPPLLHHAHSDSNPPSCTIPIQTPTPPPAPCPFRLQPPLLHHAHSDSTPPPPAPCPFRLQPPLLHHAHSDSNPPLLHHAHSDSNPPSCTMPIQTPTPPPAPCPFRLQPTLLHHAHSDSNPPSCTMPIQTPTPPPAPCPFRLQTPSCTMPIQTPTPPSCTMPIQTPTPPSCTMPIQTPTPPPAPCPFRLQPPLLHHAHSDSNPPSCTMPIQTPTPPSCTMPIQTPTPPSCTMPIQTPTPPPAPCPFILQPPLLHHAHSGSNPPSCTMPIQTPTPPPAPCPFRLQPPLLHHVNSDSNPPLLHHAHSDSNPPSCTMSIQTPTPPPAPCPFRLQPPPPAPCPFRLQPSLLHHVHSDSNPPLLHHAHSDSNPPSCTMPIQTPTPPPAPCPFRLQPPPPAPCPFRLQPPPPAPCPFRLHASSE